A portion of the Actinomycetota bacterium genome contains these proteins:
- a CDS encoding methylenetetrahydrofolate reductase, translated as MKSGSNLERVLEAGHFAVTAEIGPPKSGSARVIEAHGEEIGHAADAFNVTDHQTGVVRLCSLASCAILRRMGLDAVMQTLCRDANRIRLQGDILGAVALDIKNILCLSGDHVKFGNHPEAKGVFDIDSVQLIHTVKMMRDEHKFICGEEVAGDIPLFIGAVENPYADPFEFRTARLAKKIEAGADFIQTQAVYDVPKFAAWMEEVCDAGLDRKTHVLAGIIPVKSVGMARYMKKFVSGVEIPDGMISRLEDAKDVKEEGIELILEIIDQVKQIPGVHGIHVQAVGWEEIVPDIMEKAGLLPRPVL; from the coding sequence GTGAAATCCGGAAGCAACCTGGAACGCGTTCTCGAAGCGGGCCATTTCGCAGTCACGGCTGAGATAGGCCCGCCGAAGAGCGGATCGGCAAGGGTGATAGAGGCCCATGGAGAGGAGATCGGCCATGCCGCAGATGCCTTCAACGTGACCGACCACCAGACGGGCGTGGTGCGGCTGTGCAGCCTGGCCTCGTGCGCGATACTGCGGCGCATGGGTCTCGACGCCGTCATGCAGACCTTGTGCAGGGACGCCAACCGCATCAGGCTGCAGGGCGACATCCTGGGGGCGGTGGCGCTTGACATCAAGAACATCCTCTGCCTCTCCGGGGACCACGTGAAGTTCGGCAACCACCCCGAGGCGAAGGGGGTCTTTGATATCGACTCCGTGCAGCTGATACATACCGTGAAGATGATGCGTGACGAGCACAAGTTCATCTGTGGAGAGGAAGTGGCGGGGGATATACCCCTGTTTATCGGGGCGGTGGAGAACCCCTATGCCGACCCCTTCGAGTTCCGCACCGCCAGGCTGGCCAAGAAGATAGAGGCCGGGGCCGATTTCATCCAGACCCAGGCGGTCTACGACGTGCCGAAGTTCGCCGCCTGGATGGAGGAGGTCTGCGATGCGGGACTGGACAGGAAGACGCACGTACTGGCGGGGATTATTCCCGTAAAGTCGGTGGGTATGGCAAGATATATGAAGAAGTTCGTCTCCGGCGTGGAGATACCCGACGGGATGATCAGCAGGCTGGAGGACGCGAAGGACGTCAAGGAAGAGGGGATAGAACTCATCCTGGAGATCATCGATCAGGTGAAGCAGATACCTGGAGTGCACGGGATCCACGTCCAGGCGGTGGGGTGGGAAGAGATAGTGCCCGATATCATGGAGAAAGCGGGACTGTTGCCGCGGCCGGTGCTATAA